One genomic window of Blastopirellula retiformator includes the following:
- a CDS encoding IS256 family transposase → MTNVPEERTSEEIRDAIKIDGDAVRGHLDELVRSTVEETLNQMLDAEADQICKAKRYERSPDRVDSRAGSYSRKLQTKAGEVSLKVPRLRSLPLETQIIERYKRRESSVEEALVEMYLAGVSVRRVEDITEALWGTRVSSSTVSELNQKIYERIEAWRNRPLEGEHPYVMLDGIWLKRSWGGEVKNVAILVAVGVGADGHREILGVAEGKKEDSESWRTFLRYLKERGLKGVRLITSDKCLGLVEALGDFFPDAAWQRCIVHFYRNVLKDVPRAKSGDVAAMLKAVHAQEDRAAAEAKAALVTEKLISLRLGAAAKCFRDGYQETLAYMAFPREHWTRLRSNNMLERIMKEIRRRTRVVGAFPDGQSALMLVAARLRHIAGTHWGTRRYLDMDRLREPEEREDGKV, encoded by the coding sequence ATGACGAATGTACCAGAAGAACGGACCAGCGAAGAGATCCGGGATGCGATTAAAATTGACGGCGACGCGGTGCGGGGGCATCTTGATGAGCTGGTCCGCTCAACCGTCGAGGAGACGTTGAATCAGATGCTCGATGCCGAAGCGGATCAGATTTGCAAGGCGAAACGCTACGAACGTTCACCAGACCGCGTCGATTCGCGAGCCGGGTCGTATTCGCGGAAGCTGCAGACCAAGGCGGGCGAGGTTTCGCTGAAAGTTCCGCGACTGCGGAGCTTGCCGCTCGAGACGCAGATCATCGAACGCTACAAGCGACGCGAATCGAGCGTCGAAGAGGCGCTCGTTGAGATGTATCTGGCAGGCGTTTCGGTCCGTCGCGTTGAAGACATCACCGAGGCGCTTTGGGGAACGCGAGTCAGCTCCAGCACCGTCAGCGAGCTGAACCAGAAGATCTACGAGCGGATCGAAGCGTGGCGAAATCGGCCGCTGGAAGGCGAACATCCGTACGTGATGCTCGACGGCATCTGGCTGAAACGTAGCTGGGGCGGCGAGGTGAAGAACGTGGCGATCTTAGTGGCGGTCGGCGTCGGCGCTGATGGACATCGCGAGATTCTCGGGGTCGCCGAAGGGAAGAAGGAGGATAGCGAAAGCTGGCGAACGTTCCTGCGTTACCTGAAGGAGCGCGGATTGAAGGGCGTGCGGCTGATCACGAGCGACAAGTGCCTCGGCCTGGTCGAAGCGCTGGGAGACTTCTTCCCAGACGCGGCCTGGCAGCGCTGCATCGTCCACTTTTATCGCAACGTGTTGAAAGACGTGCCGCGAGCGAAGTCAGGCGACGTGGCGGCGATGCTGAAGGCGGTTCACGCGCAAGAGGATCGCGCGGCGGCGGAAGCGAAGGCAGCACTGGTCACCGAGAAGCTGATCTCGCTTCGGCTGGGCGCGGCGGCGAAATGCTTCCGCGACGGCTACCAGGAAACGCTGGCGTACATGGCGTTCCCGCGAGAACACTGGACGCGGCTGCGGAGCAACAACATGCTGGAGCGGATCATGAAAGAGATCCGGCGACGAACACGAGTCGTGGGAGCGTTTCCGGACGGCCAAAGCGCCCTGATGCTGGTCGCAGCCCGGCTGCGCCACATCGCCGGCACGCACTGGGGGACAAGGCGCTACCTCGACATGGACCGCCTCCGCGAACCGGAGGAGCGAGAAGACGGCAAAGTTTAA
- a CDS encoding WD40 repeat domain-containing protein, translating to MFRTSILLGLFTLSPGVLTAQEVTPVAAEPIAPAAIVSLDAPLPQMQYSPDGQYVVLSRQQEPHDYYRPWSLRDNYLSLRRVDSGQEIACVRTGWREFRFSPDSQFFVWSDDRFCSVVDCASGHKIAQLQQRNIDGIEFLVSEANVMITSCYDARLPAERLCEVRILDRQTWDPVKIANVPHGVIANPLASRDGKYLTGFVPQSFVDPERGTLQISIWDALTGVPLPSPVLPLTEEPTMPSLAFAADNSGLSISQTGPETTQFWDIEQGAFDPTRTDVPVHRVLRPILPEIDTKNIARLSDRRLTISDPTTGKSIHEIQLAAALGDPFQAETGNATKILANELVALTLRRPLRGRLNLWDLSTNEVIETINLPHQVKKILLSDDAHTLVLLSEENAYPNSPDSRTYLSVWDWPTQTERFSLRDEAPCFLTMTISPDGKLLATASQSSSAAESAAANRAEVKLWELASGRELKTIQECSADSHCLAFSPDSKYLAIADCSDERNKKPSGQLGAMVRLWNLQTFACEQELRTPLGQKRHESLANVSTITFSADGEDVVLGGGDRRQPGGQLSLWNRSTGERKQVHSFHDRVERIWWSTSGKSLYMASSGLWELAYSQVDPPRPTPLAPYKNAIAQTLPTGSEVVMGNRAELDLFAAVRADERNYQSVVKLVIAGEETRWSLEQPIGGAPQSVQFTPDGSQLLEAGGAPAEFETRLYDAATGAIVSTLPHAGYIEFANDGAVAATIDSDAPQGVTLRESRSGAVIAHLPHPGAVAVAFSPQNDSLVSRSRVPSVKLRTFDFQPDSGKLFLPRAAKTIF from the coding sequence ATGTTCCGCACTTCGATTCTTCTCGGACTGTTCACTCTCTCCCCGGGAGTCCTCACCGCGCAAGAAGTGACGCCAGTTGCCGCCGAGCCAATCGCCCCGGCTGCCATCGTCTCACTCGACGCTCCATTGCCGCAAATGCAATACAGTCCAGACGGGCAGTATGTCGTCTTGTCGCGTCAACAGGAACCGCACGATTACTACCGCCCCTGGTCGCTGCGCGATAACTACCTCTCGCTTCGGCGGGTCGACTCTGGCCAAGAGATCGCCTGCGTTCGAACCGGCTGGCGCGAGTTTCGCTTTTCCCCCGACAGCCAGTTCTTCGTCTGGAGCGACGATCGTTTTTGCAGCGTCGTTGATTGCGCATCGGGACACAAGATCGCCCAGTTGCAACAACGCAACATCGACGGGATCGAGTTTCTAGTCAGTGAAGCCAACGTGATGATCACCTCTTGCTACGATGCGCGACTGCCGGCCGAGCGTCTGTGCGAAGTCCGTATCCTAGATCGCCAAACCTGGGATCCGGTCAAGATCGCTAACGTTCCGCATGGCGTCATCGCCAATCCGCTGGCTTCTCGCGACGGAAAATATCTAACCGGCTTCGTTCCCCAATCGTTTGTCGATCCAGAGCGGGGAACGCTGCAGATATCAATTTGGGACGCGTTGACCGGCGTTCCCCTTCCCTCTCCGGTTCTGCCGCTGACCGAAGAGCCAACCATGCCATCCCTTGCATTCGCCGCCGATAATTCCGGTCTTTCGATCTCGCAAACTGGGCCCGAGACAACACAGTTCTGGGACATCGAGCAAGGCGCCTTCGATCCAACCAGAACCGATGTACCTGTTCATCGAGTATTGCGCCCGATCTTGCCAGAAATCGACACGAAAAACATTGCCCGTCTGAGCGACCGCCGCCTGACGATCTCGGACCCTACGACCGGCAAGTCGATCCACGAGATCCAATTGGCGGCCGCTCTTGGCGATCCCTTTCAAGCCGAGACGGGGAATGCGACGAAGATCCTCGCTAACGAGCTGGTGGCGTTAACGCTCCGTCGGCCGCTACGGGGGAGATTAAATCTGTGGGATCTTTCGACGAACGAAGTAATCGAAACGATCAACCTCCCGCATCAGGTGAAAAAAATCTTGCTGTCCGACGATGCTCATACGCTCGTCTTACTCAGCGAGGAAAATGCTTACCCCAATTCGCCCGACAGCCGCACCTATCTATCGGTTTGGGATTGGCCAACGCAAACCGAGCGATTTTCTCTTCGCGACGAGGCCCCTTGCTTCCTGACGATGACCATCTCGCCCGATGGTAAATTGCTGGCAACCGCTTCCCAGTCTTCGAGTGCGGCCGAAAGTGCGGCGGCTAACCGGGCGGAAGTCAAACTATGGGAGTTAGCATCGGGACGCGAACTGAAGACGATTCAAGAATGCTCCGCCGACTCGCACTGCCTCGCTTTCAGCCCCGACAGCAAGTACCTGGCGATCGCCGACTGCAGTGACGAGCGCAACAAGAAGCCCTCGGGACAGCTGGGGGCAATGGTTCGTCTCTGGAATCTACAGACTTTCGCCTGCGAACAGGAACTACGCACGCCCCTGGGGCAGAAGCGTCATGAGAGTCTGGCCAACGTCAGCACGATTACGTTTTCCGCCGATGGAGAAGACGTAGTCCTGGGAGGTGGCGACCGACGCCAGCCCGGCGGTCAACTCTCGCTCTGGAACCGCAGCACTGGTGAGCGGAAACAAGTCCACTCATTCCACGATCGGGTTGAGAGAATCTGGTGGAGCACATCGGGCAAGTCGCTGTACATGGCCAGCTCTGGGCTGTGGGAACTCGCCTACTCGCAAGTCGATCCCCCACGACCGACTCCGCTTGCTCCTTACAAAAATGCGATCGCGCAGACGCTGCCTACCGGCAGCGAAGTGGTAATGGGAAATCGAGCCGAACTCGACCTGTTCGCAGCAGTCAGGGCCGATGAAAGGAACTACCAAAGCGTCGTCAAACTGGTGATCGCAGGCGAAGAAACTCGGTGGTCGCTGGAACAGCCGATCGGCGGCGCGCCCCAATCAGTTCAGTTTACGCCTGACGGCTCGCAACTACTGGAAGCCGGCGGAGCGCCGGCCGAGTTCGAGACGCGCCTCTATGACGCCGCGACCGGGGCGATCGTTTCCACGCTTCCGCACGCGGGCTATATCGAATTCGCCAACGACGGAGCGGTGGCGGCGACCATCGATTCTGACGCGCCGCAAGGAGTTACGCTACGAGAATCACGCAGCGGCGCGGTGATCGCACATCTGCCCCACCCGGGCGCCGTCGCGGTCGCGTTCTCTCCTCAGAACGATTCGCTGGTCAGTCGCTCAAGGGTACCGTCCGTCAAGTTGCGCACATTTGATTTTCAGCCTGACTCTGGAAAATTGTTTTTGCCGCGCGCGGCAAAAACAATTTTTTAA
- a CDS encoding mechanosensitive ion channel domain-containing protein produces MTISILAFAVAVVIALKELIQCISGSIMKAVGRPFKLGDRIEFHNIRGDVIDHNVLTTTILELGPDQMTQQLTGRAIVLLVHVRTTHAPCRNLQKHSGNR; encoded by the coding sequence GTGACGATCTCGATCTTGGCGTTCGCCGTAGCGGTGGTAATCGCACTGAAAGAATTGATTCAGTGCATCTCCGGTTCGATCATGAAGGCGGTCGGTCGACCTTTCAAACTCGGCGATCGGATCGAATTCCATAACATTCGCGGCGACGTCATCGACCATAACGTCCTGACGACAACGATCCTAGAACTCGGGCCCGACCAAATGACGCAGCAACTTACCGGGCGCGCAATCGTACTGCTGGTTCACGTGCGAACGACGCATGCGCCTTGTCGTAATCTGCAAAAACATTCTGGCAATCGATAA
- a CDS encoding RrF2 family transcriptional regulator produces MFSQTVEYALRAVCHLAIMAPNSCTTEEIATSTKVPLAYLSKVLQGLARGGIVRSQRGIGGGMSLVKTPDQLTILEVVNAVDPIQRIHTCPLGISTHGVRLCPLHRRLDNAMKGVEEAFGGTTLAEVIAEPSESVPLCEFPGKSPIPKEPSAD; encoded by the coding sequence ATGTTTTCGCAAACCGTTGAATACGCCCTACGAGCCGTCTGTCACCTGGCGATCATGGCTCCTAACTCGTGCACCACCGAGGAGATCGCCACCAGCACCAAGGTTCCGCTGGCCTATCTCTCGAAGGTGCTGCAAGGGCTGGCTCGCGGCGGAATTGTCCGGTCACAACGGGGCATTGGCGGCGGGATGTCGTTGGTCAAGACGCCCGACCAACTTACGATCCTGGAGGTGGTCAATGCGGTCGATCCGATCCAGAGGATTCACACCTGTCCGCTGGGAATTTCGACTCACGGGGTTCGGCTCTGCCCACTCCACCGCCGATTGGACAACGCGATGAAAGGGGTCGAAGAGGCGTTTGGCGGCACGACACTCGCCGAAGTGATCGCGGAACCAAGCGAAAGCGTCCCCTTATGTGAATTTCCGGGCAAATCTCCAATCCCCAAAGAGCCATCTGCCGATTAA
- a CDS encoding protoglobin family protein, translated as MKNIDEPRLEEDVAYRFEYLMEFTGFGADDIAAIHGAAPVLAPVVPALVDAVYDKLHQYDATWRHFMPRQHGYDGPMPDKMEDLGMDHDQIKFRKLHLSRYLESLVTRPYDGKMLSYLDMVGKIHTPDAGNKEIVVPLVQMNALMTFVADAIIVTICGLNLPRETEVATLRAFNKLLWIQMDLISRHYVPS; from the coding sequence ATGAAGAACATTGACGAACCGCGTCTTGAGGAAGATGTCGCTTATCGCTTTGAGTACTTGATGGAGTTCACCGGTTTTGGCGCCGATGACATCGCAGCGATCCATGGCGCGGCGCCTGTGCTGGCACCGGTCGTGCCGGCGCTGGTTGACGCCGTCTACGACAAATTGCATCAATACGACGCCACCTGGCGGCATTTCATGCCGCGTCAGCATGGCTATGACGGGCCCATGCCCGACAAGATGGAAGATCTGGGGATGGATCACGACCAGATCAAGTTCCGCAAGCTGCACCTATCGCGTTATCTCGAGTCGCTCGTGACCCGGCCCTACGACGGCAAAATGCTCAGCTATCTGGATATGGTGGGCAAGATCCATACTCCGGACGCGGGCAACAAAGAGATTGTTGTGCCGCTGGTCCAGATGAACGCCCTGATGACGTTTGTCGCCGACGCGATCATCGTCACGATCTGCGGCCTCAATCTGCCCCGCGAGACCGAAGTGGCGACGCTACGGGCCTTCAACAAGCTGTTGTGGATTCAGATGGATCTGATCTCCCGCCACTACGTTCCTTCGTAG
- a CDS encoding PVC-type heme-binding CxxCH protein, translating to MYRSIFLALFCLLGSTPLLVAEQPSDLPLVVSDGFEQGAGAWSPTDPATWSVVELEDGGHAYKLSGVGKYKPPFRSPFSLSILKGKLFGDFVLTAKAKTLQTSRGHRDMVVAWGMQDPANYYYVHLGEKTDDHSNQIFVVDDAPRIKISEKTSGGTSWKDDTWHEIKVVRKVDSGLIEVYFDDMETPQIVAHDKRFAWGEVAIGSFDDLGLWDDIKINGKLVARADATPQPKEETPEEQKKAKPPAKAKGADAKMMSKADPSTLEFIRWSGDVNVPDPVAISLDNQGRAYVTQTMRRKSQDLDIRANTDWIPDDVAFEWPADKQAFFHAQMPVSGPEPKKKRVDDMNVDGVKDWRDLMVLSEQIHRLEDMDGDGTADKIETYADDFRTEITGIAAGVLWHDGDVYATIAPDVWRMRDTNGDGKADQREIMATGFGFHIAYAGHDMHGLTVGPDGKIYWSVGDKGIHVVSKEGREYRFPNQGGVMRCNPDGTDFEVFAHGLRNVQEIAFDAYGNLFGVDNDSDQKGEKERVVYIVKGIDAGWRCNYQYRGDRYNPWMKEKLWETRQNSQPAYVTPPLAYSLDGPAGFTFNPGTALSPQYKDYFFLTGAPGGIQAAFQAEPAGASFKVMNEHRIGKGVPLVGINFGPDGGLYGVDWGGGYPLNQKGAVWKIDVPGEASSPARQEVRQLLAAGFVIRPSPELITLLGHADQRIRLQSQFQLVKRNDLASLKLVLHSPTDQLAKIHAIWGLGQLACQGNVAAIEQLGKLTSAGDAELRAQALRMISDSPSYQGLKLAPLLKDESPRVRFFAAQALAAHPEADALPAIAAMLANNNGDDLYLRHVGALALAACDNVSTLAEHPSAEVRLAAVVALRQQADPAVTNFLEDADSRVVREAILAIHDDYSITAAMPAVAALLTDTQIENEGALLRMINANYRLGDAASAQRVIAFAKETQRPLAMRLEAIDALANWPQEPRLDRVDGRNREKYRIATERMLPPEGVTSLIVTLMEDPSQKLRAAAIAMADKLKMTMPPDVLQQIALDTQLEVELRIEAMRSLTSAKSEHLRETLPKLWESKSEELRLATLRQMEKPRFYDAGIERIAQILGSGKSSLAERQVAISLLGRMPEEEAQELLIAEIEKQLENYMPQVALELEEAAAAKGRSLPQFAELAERLGPNADDMSAIAPFRAALSGGDAELGERIFMTHLDAACIRCHRIGKQGSDVGPALDDVAKRRDAEYLLRAMVAPSSDIDPKYRATTVLLISGKTVQGIVTEEDDDKLVLLDAQGKKVVIPQDDIDDLAEQRISLMPEMTKVLTKRQLRDVSAYLQTLKK from the coding sequence ATGTATCGAAGCATCTTTCTCGCCCTGTTTTGTCTTCTTGGCTCGACTCCGCTATTGGTAGCCGAGCAGCCTTCTGACTTGCCCTTGGTTGTCTCTGACGGGTTTGAGCAAGGCGCTGGCGCCTGGAGTCCAACCGATCCAGCGACCTGGTCGGTGGTCGAGTTGGAGGATGGCGGCCACGCCTACAAGCTGAGCGGCGTCGGCAAGTACAAGCCGCCGTTTCGCAGTCCCTTCTCCCTCTCGATTCTCAAGGGAAAGCTGTTTGGCGACTTTGTCCTGACCGCCAAGGCGAAAACCTTGCAAACCTCGCGCGGTCATCGCGACATGGTGGTTGCCTGGGGAATGCAGGATCCGGCCAACTACTACTATGTGCATCTGGGCGAAAAGACCGACGACCACTCAAATCAGATCTTCGTGGTCGATGACGCACCGCGGATCAAGATCAGCGAAAAGACGAGCGGCGGTACGTCCTGGAAGGACGACACCTGGCACGAGATCAAGGTCGTCCGCAAGGTCGACAGCGGTTTGATCGAAGTTTACTTCGACGATATGGAAACGCCGCAGATCGTCGCCCATGACAAACGATTCGCCTGGGGCGAGGTTGCGATCGGATCGTTTGATGATCTCGGTTTGTGGGACGACATCAAGATCAACGGCAAACTAGTTGCCCGCGCCGACGCAACTCCACAGCCGAAAGAGGAAACGCCAGAGGAGCAGAAGAAGGCCAAGCCGCCAGCCAAAGCGAAGGGGGCGGACGCCAAGATGATGTCGAAGGCGGATCCCTCGACGCTGGAGTTCATCCGCTGGAGCGGCGACGTCAATGTGCCCGATCCGGTCGCGATCAGTTTAGATAATCAAGGTCGGGCCTACGTCACGCAGACGATGCGGCGAAAGTCGCAAGACTTGGACATCCGGGCCAACACCGACTGGATACCCGATGACGTCGCGTTCGAGTGGCCTGCCGACAAGCAGGCCTTTTTTCATGCGCAAATGCCCGTCAGCGGTCCCGAACCGAAAAAGAAGCGAGTCGACGACATGAACGTGGATGGCGTCAAAGATTGGCGCGATCTGATGGTCCTGTCGGAACAGATTCATCGCCTGGAAGATATGGATGGCGACGGAACCGCCGACAAGATCGAGACCTACGCCGACGACTTTCGGACCGAAATTACCGGAATCGCCGCAGGCGTGTTGTGGCACGATGGCGACGTCTACGCGACGATCGCACCCGATGTCTGGCGAATGCGCGATACCAACGGCGACGGGAAAGCGGATCAGCGCGAGATCATGGCGACCGGCTTCGGCTTTCACATCGCCTATGCCGGCCATGACATGCATGGTTTGACGGTCGGTCCCGACGGCAAGATCTATTGGTCAGTCGGCGATAAGGGGATTCACGTCGTCTCCAAGGAAGGGCGGGAGTACCGCTTTCCAAACCAGGGAGGCGTGATGCGCTGTAATCCTGACGGAACCGACTTCGAAGTCTTCGCCCACGGCTTGCGGAACGTGCAGGAGATCGCGTTTGACGCGTATGGCAACCTATTTGGCGTCGACAACGACTCGGACCAAAAGGGAGAGAAGGAACGGGTCGTCTACATCGTGAAGGGAATCGACGCCGGCTGGCGCTGCAACTATCAGTACCGGGGCGATCGCTACAACCCCTGGATGAAAGAGAAGCTGTGGGAAACGCGGCAAAATTCGCAGCCCGCCTACGTGACGCCGCCGCTCGCCTACTCGCTCGATGGACCAGCCGGATTCACCTTTAACCCTGGTACCGCCCTCAGTCCCCAGTACAAAGATTACTTCTTTCTGACCGGGGCGCCGGGCGGGATTCAGGCTGCGTTTCAAGCCGAGCCAGCTGGAGCGTCATTTAAGGTGATGAACGAACATCGCATTGGCAAAGGGGTGCCGCTAGTCGGCATTAACTTTGGTCCCGACGGCGGACTTTACGGCGTCGACTGGGGCGGCGGATATCCGCTGAACCAAAAGGGCGCCGTCTGGAAAATTGACGTGCCGGGGGAAGCCTCTTCGCCGGCTCGCCAAGAGGTGCGCCAGTTGTTGGCGGCTGGTTTTGTAATACGCCCTAGCCCCGAGCTGATTACCTTGCTGGGGCACGCGGATCAACGGATTCGCCTGCAGTCACAGTTCCAACTGGTCAAACGGAACGATCTGGCCTCGTTAAAGTTGGTTTTGCATTCCCCGACAGATCAGCTTGCCAAGATTCACGCCATCTGGGGACTCGGGCAATTGGCTTGTCAGGGGAACGTCGCGGCTATCGAGCAACTCGGTAAATTGACCAGCGCTGGCGACGCCGAACTTCGCGCCCAGGCGTTGCGGATGATCTCGGATTCGCCCAGCTACCAAGGTCTGAAATTGGCGCCTCTGCTGAAGGACGAAAGCCCCCGCGTTCGCTTCTTCGCCGCCCAGGCTTTGGCCGCTCATCCCGAAGCGGACGCATTGCCGGCGATTGCCGCAATGTTGGCGAATAATAACGGCGACGATCTCTATCTGCGGCATGTCGGCGCCTTGGCGCTTGCGGCGTGCGATAACGTCTCTACTTTGGCTGAACATCCGTCGGCCGAGGTTCGCCTGGCGGCGGTCGTCGCGCTGCGTCAACAAGCCGATCCCGCCGTGACCAACTTCCTGGAGGATGCCGATTCCCGGGTTGTCCGCGAAGCGATCCTGGCGATCCACGACGACTATTCGATTACGGCTGCGATGCCGGCGGTGGCTGCGCTGTTGACGGACACGCAGATTGAAAACGAAGGGGCGCTGCTCCGGATGATCAACGCTAATTATCGGCTGGGTGATGCGGCCAGCGCACAGCGCGTTATCGCTTTCGCCAAAGAGACGCAGCGGCCGCTTGCGATGCGTTTGGAGGCGATCGACGCTCTTGCCAATTGGCCCCAGGAGCCGCGTTTGGATCGCGTTGATGGTCGTAACCGAGAGAAATACCGCATTGCGACCGAACGGATGTTGCCGCCGGAAGGCGTGACCTCGCTGATCGTCACGTTGATGGAAGATCCTAGCCAAAAACTTCGTGCCGCGGCGATCGCGATGGCCGACAAATTGAAGATGACGATGCCGCCCGACGTCTTGCAGCAGATCGCTTTGGATACCCAACTGGAAGTTGAGCTCCGTATCGAAGCGATGCGGTCGCTTACCAGCGCCAAGTCCGAACATCTTCGCGAGACGTTGCCGAAGCTATGGGAGTCGAAGTCGGAAGAGCTTCGGCTGGCGACGCTGCGGCAGATGGAAAAGCCTAGATTTTATGACGCCGGGATCGAGCGGATCGCTCAGATCCTCGGTAGTGGCAAGTCGTCGCTGGCCGAACGTCAGGTTGCGATTTCGTTGCTGGGACGAATGCCGGAAGAAGAAGCTCAGGAACTGCTGATCGCCGAGATTGAGAAACAACTTGAAAACTACATGCCGCAGGTCGCGCTTGAGTTGGAAGAAGCCGCGGCCGCCAAGGGACGCTCGTTGCCGCAATTCGCCGAGCTGGCCGAACGGCTAGGCCCCAATGCCGACGACATGTCGGCGATCGCTCCGTTTCGCGCGGCGCTTTCTGGCGGCGACGCTGAACTGGGTGAGCGGATTTTCATGACCCATCTTGATGCGGCCTGCATACGATGTCATCGGATTGGCAAACAAGGGAGCGACGTAGGTCCGGCATTGGATGACGTGGCCAAGCGTCGCGATGCAGAGTACCTGTTGCGGGCGATGGTCGCCCCCAGCAGCGATATCGACCCCAAGTACCGCGCCACGACCGTGCTTTTGATCAGCGGCAAGACGGTGCAGGGGATCGTTACCGAAGAGGATGACGATAAGCTGGTGCTACTCGACGCTCAGGGTAAAAAGGTGGTGATCCCGCAGGACGATATCGACGACTTGGCGGAGCAGCGGATTTCGCTGATGCCGGAGATGACCAAGGTGTTGACCAAGCGGCAACTGCGGGACGTCTCGGCGTATCTGCAGACGCTGAAAAAGTAG
- a CDS encoding response regulator — protein MSSPEQDVPAENSPVGGLYVSGFEKIRVLVVDDNPVDRTLVEGLLTSNNRSNLQIAIATSGEEALRMLEDFGPDVVLTDMQMPGMDGLQLVERIRERFPLVPAVLMTAFGSEELAITALQRGAASYVPKRNLATSLLETLGKVLAAAHHDRQQARLGQCWSQTEFHFVLDNDVQLIGAVTSHVQHYLKQFRHLDEGQLLRVGIALDEAIRNAMHHGNLELSSSLKEAGGDRYFEEAARRRTIDPYNSRRVYFTARELGDESHYIVRDEGPGFDVSRIHYDPDDVEQLTRPSGRGLFLIRTFMDDVRFNEHGNEITMIFRRSDAPVAVNAT, from the coding sequence ATGTCTTCGCCAGAGCAGGATGTTCCAGCCGAAAACTCGCCGGTGGGCGGTCTCTACGTCTCCGGCTTTGAGAAGATTCGGGTCTTAGTCGTTGACGACAACCCGGTCGATCGCACCCTGGTTGAAGGTCTCTTAACCAGCAATAACCGCAGCAATCTACAAATCGCCATCGCTACTTCCGGCGAAGAGGCGCTTCGCATGCTCGAAGACTTCGGGCCAGACGTCGTCTTAACCGATATGCAGATGCCGGGGATGGACGGGCTTCAACTGGTCGAGCGCATTCGAGAACGGTTTCCGCTGGTGCCGGCAGTGCTGATGACCGCGTTTGGCAGCGAAGAGCTGGCGATCACCGCATTGCAGCGAGGCGCCGCCAGCTATGTGCCGAAGCGGAATCTCGCCACGTCGCTTCTGGAGACCCTTGGTAAAGTCTTGGCCGCCGCACATCACGACCGCCAGCAAGCGAGATTGGGGCAATGTTGGAGTCAGACCGAGTTTCATTTTGTGCTCGACAATGACGTGCAGCTGATCGGGGCGGTAACGTCGCATGTGCAACATTATCTGAAGCAGTTTCGACATCTCGACGAAGGGCAATTGCTGCGCGTTGGAATCGCGTTGGATGAGGCGATTCGTAATGCGATGCATCATGGCAATCTTGAACTTAGTTCGTCGCTGAAGGAGGCGGGGGGCGATCGCTATTTCGAGGAAGCGGCGCGACGCCGAACGATCGACCCGTACAATTCTCGCCGCGTCTATTTCACCGCTCGCGAGTTAGGAGACGAGTCGCACTACATCGTCCGGGACGAGGGGCCCGGTTTCGACGTCTCGCGGATTCACTACGATCCAGACGACGTCGAGCAACTGACGCGCCCCAGCGGTCGAGGGCTATTCTTGATTCGGACTTTCATGGACGACGTCCGCTTTAACGAGCACGGCAATGAAATCACGATGATTTTTCGCCGCTCCGACGCTCCCGTGGCAGTCAACGCGACCTAA